TTATTATTATGTTTAAGATTTCCGGAATAAACTTCTTCTCTAAAGTTATTACAAGGCTCACTCAAAGTCTTTATGCCTTGTCTAATCTCTATCATTGTATACCCTTCTAAAGACATGTCTTGTGCGAATTGTGTAGCGTTCCATGGATCATAACATACTTCCTTAACTGTTATTCCGTATTTCTCTTCTTTTTCTTTAATGTATTTTTTGATATAACTATAATCTATTACTGATCCCGGTGTTACGGTTAGCCAACCTTTCTCAACCCAATAACTCCAAGGAAGTTTACCTTCTCTTAGTTTCTGATTATACGTTTCTTCTGGAATAAAGCTATGGGATAAAATTTTGTACTGATTATCTACTTTAAATTCAAATCCTACAGAAGTTAAGTCCAATTTAGTTGATAAGTCCATTCCAACTATACATTCTTCACCTTCTAAGTTTTCAAAATTATATTCCTCTCCTGCTTCTCTCCATTTAGACATATCCATATAGCCACCATCTCTCATATCCACCCATCTATTCATGTTTTTAGTAAGAAAGTTTCTCATTTTTTCAGGATAGTCTAAAGC
Above is a window of Gottschalkia purinilytica DNA encoding:
- a CDS encoding terminase TerL endonuclease subunit, translated to ALDYPEKMRNFLTKNMNRWVDMRDGGYMDMSKWREAGEEYNFENLEGEECIVGMDLSTKLDLTSVGFEFKVDNQYKILSHSFIPEETYNQKLREGKLPWSYWVEKGWLTVTPGSVIDYSYIKKYIKEKEEKYGITVKEVCYDPWNATQFAQDMSLEGYTMIEIRQGIKTLSEPCNNFREEVYSGNLKHNNNDLLTWAVGNSVVKQDANQNIMLDKSKSAEKIDPIASIINAHVRARTELESYGELVDVWSF